A single Drosophila miranda strain MSH22 chromosome XR, D.miranda_PacBio2.1, whole genome shotgun sequence DNA region contains:
- the LOC108165497 gene encoding uncharacterized protein LOC108165497, translated as MHSSKTLAVLLIVCATILTSHSLPYREEFSDEDDDRLNEVSGEWGSRRLVFPRLDRLFGSAEMPSGKPKRSKASSSPRVKVKRNNDRGGSGAPGDTTESSKHAHSMITSMLTFVSSVMNFGRSFVKDQ; from the exons ATGCACTCATCGAAGACCTTGGCGGTACTCCTCATCGTCTGTGCCACGATTCTGACGA GCCATTCCCTGCCCTACCGCGAGGAGTTCAGCGACGAGGACGACGACCGCCTCAACGAAGTCAGCGGCGAGTGGGGCAGCCGAAGGCTGGTCTTCCCGCGACTCGACCGCCTCTTCGGCAGCGCCGAAATGCCGTCGGGAAAACCGAAGAGGAGCAaggcctcctcctcccccaGGGTCAAGGTCAAGAGAAACAACGACCGAGGGGGCTCTGGGGCCCCTGGCGACACCACGGAGAGCTCCAAGCACGCCCACTCGATGATCACATCGATGCTGACATTCGTAAGCAGCGTCATGAACTTTGGCAGGTCCTTCGTCAAGGACCAGTAG
- the LOC117186648 gene encoding uncharacterized protein LOC117186648 encodes MKRGMVLPAARTPSMRLQTQRRSAAASWQRLCHQDGIHGCLIAWLQVAYTYSVHESLGQTSSNASSMDGKATICCRFKRRHKITLPRDRDDAPDRFDSIPCISSEQKTSFFHLFGFDSVSSPSSQPAGRRKTKHTPKRERERRQTKVNNKR; translated from the exons ATGAAGCGCG GCATGGTCCTCCCGGCTGCGAGGACGCCATCTATGCGCCTTCAAACTCAGAGAAGAAGCGCCGCAGCCTCTTGGCAGAGGCTCTGCCACCAGGATGGGATCCATGGATGCCTCATTGCGTGGCTACAAGTGGC GTACACATACAGTGTCCACGAATCGCTGGGACAAACCAGCTCAAATGCGAGCTCAATGGATGGGAAAGCCACAATTTGTTGCCGTTTCAAACGGCGTCACAAAATCACCCTGCCCCGTG ACAGAGACGACGCACCAgatcgattcgattcgattccatGCATTTCCTCAGAGCAAAAAACCAGTTTTTTCCATTTGTTTGGCTTCGATTCCGTTTCGTCTCCgagcagccagccagccggCCGGCGAAAAACGAAGCATAcaccaaagagagagagagagagaagacaAACAAAAGTAAACAATAAACGGTGA
- the LOC108165501 gene encoding uncharacterized protein LOC108165501: MEPRRSCSPPFSSVLLRTPPFSAMVLLKVIKYLVGCVARVCQELSQNMTSLNKMFKYHLLEIS; the protein is encoded by the exons ATGGAGCCGCGGCGCAGCTGTTCTCCTCCGTTCTCCTCCGTTCTCCTCCGTACTCCTCCGTTCTCTGCCATGGTGCTGCTGAAAGTGATCAAGTATCTAGTGG GCTGCGTGGCGCGTGTCTGCCAGGAGTTGTCCCAGAACATGACTTCCCTCAACAAAATGTTTAAATATCATTTGCTGGAGATCTCCTAG